DNA from Fundulus heteroclitus isolate FHET01 chromosome 17, MU-UCD_Fhet_4.1, whole genome shotgun sequence:
CTTTTCActagaaatgtctttaaaacgCAAATAAATTCAGATTTATATGTGGAGTTTTCCACATAAAGTACGAGCAACGGCAGCCATGTTGTTTCTTCCTCTGCGGGAAACTGGATAGTCACGTGACCTGGTGGCAAACTGTCTCCCCCTGTGGGCCAACGTGGGTACTGCACGTTTTTCAGCTAGACTGGGTCGGCTACACGACGCTAAAGGAACAGTCCGACATTCAGGAGGACCCGTCTCACTTCATCATCCTCTGGAAAGATGTGTTCCACGGGTTCTCCAAGGACCAGAACCCTTCATCAGGTTAGTCACACAGAACAAAGCCTAAACCTAAACTCAGACAGGCTTACACAGAACCTTCAGGTCCGGTTTCTACAGAACCATCCAGAGGTAAAAACTCCTGGGAGTGGATGAGAGAGGGCGTGTCTCTCTGCACTCTGATTGGACAGAACACAGGAAGTGCTCTAGCAATCGACACACACAGCAGGGATCAAAACGTTAAGCGAGTCAGCTAAAACCCAACTTGCTGTGACCCGGTTAACTTTTGAAAGGTGGTTCTGATGGACAGGATGGCTGTCAATCTGGACCGGGCCCATCACTGCTTTCGCCGTTAAAAGGGTTTGAAGACACGTCTGACTGAAACGGTTCAATAATGTGGGACTGTTCCTTTAAGGtgatacacagcaaaacaaaccagcaggaccagaacctacAGGGCAGAACCTTCAGGGCAGAACCTGAGGAACCACTGAGCCCATCTCGTCCTACCTTAAACAACTCAAACTCCTTCTTTGGCATCATAAGCTTCAGCGATGAGAAATGAGACATGGATGAAGATGAGAGGACGATGAGTGATGAGGAAGAGCGGGTCGGATCGGGTCGGGTCAGATCGGGTCAGATCGGATCGGGTCGGGTCAGACAGTACCTGGATGGTGTGGCTGTAGACGGGATCTCCACGGCCCGACACGTCCACGGCTCTGGTGAGCTCCAGGATGTTGTTTGGCACGTAGCCGCTGGCGCCGCAGCCGTTCTGAACCTTCCACCACTGCTTCCTGTCGTCCAGCACCTGGCAGACAGAAcccagaacagaacctggaGAGTTCTGCCGACTGAGCGCCACAGCTGGACTGGTTCCTTCTGTAAACCCACCGCTCTTTAACTCAAATATCGCTTTTTTCTACGCGTTCTCACCTGAATTTGATGTATCATCAATTAATAACTGGAATATTTTCCCCTCTGATAAGTTCTCCCTTTTCTGCTTTAGAACCtgactttaaattagctttttattcatattactcTATATATAAACTCTGGGGCTGTCAGTGTCCATTTTAtgtataaagcactttaaaaagctTGTAACGGCACCAAAGAGCTCTACAGTTTTCATAAAAACATCCATGAATTAAGcacagttaaataaaacaataaataagaaaagaatTTACAAAGTCAGACCTTATTTAAATgagaatttaaaatgatttaaaatgttccaaACTTTGGGCAGATCTGATATTGAGGGAAAGCTGTTCCACATATTTGGCGCAGTAACGTTCTCCTTTATTGTTTAGTGTTCTGAAACCGGAGCGGTACTACAGCAAACGATGCTAAGCCATTAAAACTCTAAAAACCAATGAAAGAGAATAAAAGAGAACCCAGGCGTTTCTATTCAGAACCGCCTGGGTTCTGTGTTCTCTGAAGAACCCGGTCCTTCACTAATGGATCAGAAGACCCAAAGAGGAGAACACAGCTGGAGAAAATCCACCCCTGCCTGTCAGACCAGATGAAGGTAGAACCATGAGAACATACAGAACCATGTATGTTCTGGTTCCGGTTCTGATGAACCTCTTTATTCAGACCAAGCTGCAGAACAGGTGTCGTGTTCTCCGTTTACCTCGACGAGTTCGTCTTTGAGGACAGACAGCTCCGTGTTGTTTCTCCCCACAAAGTCGTACTTCGATTTGGCAAAAACTTTCGGTTCAAACCGGTTTTCTGGATCCAAACTCCTGAAAGAACCAAGGAAGACGTGGTCATGATGAGTGGAACACAAATGCCTTTAGAACCGAGCTTCAGACCGCGTTCCAGCGGAACATCTACGGATCTCTAAAGCATTTCTGCTCCTGGTCTGTTTGAGTTCCCGCCCTGGAGAAGTGACCCGGTGAGAAGATCCAGAAAAGATCAAACGACCCGGAACATGCTGCGAGGAGAGGAAGACcagttcacctggacaggtgcaGGTAAGGACAGGTGAAGAAGAGATCCAATCAGGAAAGAGAGATGAAGAGCATCATCACCTTCATCGGTTtaaagtagagaaaaaaaaacttaatatcTGATCAGTTATTTCAcccaattttaaataaaagcaataattatctaaatttatttaaattgggCGAATCATTATTAAGGGAATAATTAGATATGaatacagaaataaactaatttatCCGTCAATATTTTCtctaatttatttctgtgtaaCTTTTTCGCTGCTTATTAAAACCAATTAATTATCCTTAATTTTCTGAACGGATCATTTTTCATTCTGTATTCATCGATGACGGCGTGCTGATGAAGGGGCGGTCCCCGCGGCGGCGGCGCAGAAAGGGGGCGGGGTCAGTTCTCCAGGGCACCATGTGACCTGCGGTTACCGGTCCACACGCCGGCTGACGACGTGTTTGAACGCAGCCACGGCCGCGTCCTGGTCCAGAACCTGGCAGCGTTTGTGGGAGGAGCTAGAGAGGGCGTACCCATCAGCCGGAGGGAACCgctgcagcgccccctgctggacacaCAGAACACAGGCGTTACGGCGCGCCGCCATCAGAACGTCCCGCCATCAGAACGTCCCGCCATCAGAACGTCCCGCCATCAGAACGTCCCGCCATCAGAACGTCCCGCCATCAGAACGTCCCGCCATCAGAACGTCCCGCCAGACGCCGGCTCTGAACGCGCCTCACCTCCTGAGACGGCCGCAGATCGGCCGACCTGTGGACGTCCGCGTTCACCAGGTTCTCCGCCAGCCGCTGGAGCTCCTGTTCCCGAGCCGGAGTCACGGCCGGAACCGCCGGAGGTTCCCAGCCGTCACGGAACCGCAGCGCGCAGGACGGAAAGTAGTGGTCCTTCGGCCACTCCAGCCTGGAAAACACGCCGAGGAGGAGTGAGAACGTTTAGAGAACACGCAGACGTTCCTAACGAGACAATAACACGAAGAACCTGAGATGGAAACAAGGTTAGAACAGGACACACCGCATGGAGAACATCAGGAGAACATGAGGAGAAcaggaggagaaaaaggagaACACGAGAACCTGATGAGTAACATGAtccaaaaataagaataaaaggaGAAACATGTTGCTGTAAGCATTAGAGAACATCTACAGAACCTTAGAACAAGAACATGAGTtaaacaggaggaggaaaagaagAACACGAGAACATTATGAGAGTAAAATGatccaaaaataatatttaaaaaaagttactcTAAACATTAGAGAACATCTACAGAACCTTGGAATGAGAACATGAGtaaagcaggaggaggaagagaagagcACGAGAACCTGATGAATAAAATTAtccaaaaataagaataaaaggaGAAACATGTTACTGTAAACATTAGAGAACATCTACAGAACCTTAGAATgagaaaatgagcaaaacagGAGGAGTAAAAGAAGAACACGAGAACATTGTGAGTAACATGAtccaaaaataatattaaaaaaagttactGTAAGCATTAGAGAACATCTACAGAACCTTTGAACGAGAACACAGAACAAAGGCAGAAGAGAACAAGAACAACTGAGAGCAGCATAGAACCGGAACCACCAGGTCCATTGTATGAATGAAGGAGGCGGCGAAGAGAACCGGGTTCTCTTTAGCGGAACCGGGTTCTCACCTGCATTTGGTCCAGCCGTCTCCCAGAGTCACCCAGAGGTGACGTTCCTCTGCGGTTcctgaggcgtgcaggaagtCGATGGCGTCTCTGGTGAGCAGCGGAACCACGACGCTCCGAGCCAGATCGGTACCGCCGGACGCCTGGACCACCTGAGGACGAGTAGGAACCAAAGTGTTCTCATTAGAACCGTGTGTTCTGCTCCAGCAGGTCCAACGTTCTGGACTCACCATCCTGAGAGGCGTGAACAGGAAGTGGACCAGATCCACGGAGCTCGGGTTCTGGATCTGGTCCTTCAGCTTCGCCTGCGGGTCAGAACAAACGGTGaggaggttctgcaggttctgcagaTCCAGTTCTAATACGTTCCCTTTCTCTCTCGTTACTGACTATACAGTGTGGGAGAACCAGGGAGAACCAGTGATCAGATCAgagtggatcagaaccagaaccgttaCCAGCTGGTTGAAGGCATGCTTGAACTTCTGCAGGCAGTCCACGAACTCTTCCTCGCTGGGCGGCTTGGACCGCAGAGACAGGACGCCCTCTGGTGGACACACAGGGACAGACAGCTCAGGTTCTGCTTCACCACCTTTAGGTTCTGATGGATGGGGTCAGAACTTAATGAGTTCTGTTCACAGCGGAAGGTTCTGTTCTGGAAAAGGTTGCAGGCTGGGTTCTCGGGTTTTCATAagattattgtatttttattttattttattatatattatatttatttagccACTCACTGAGGGATTTATGTGCAACTGTTtcctcaaaataaaattaaaaactagcttaataactaaattattttagaatAAAATCTATATATTAAAAAACTTACTTTCTGAAGTTATTGTATTAGAAAGATTAAGATACTGTCTGAATGGGAAgttctttgcttttaaaaaaagatgggaACGTACTCTAGAATACTTCAaaattctttttaattttcaaaattaaaagacCAGTAATGTGAACCGCAATGATGTTTATGTATAAATTAATTACTTTTCTCAAATGTTTGCAGTAATTTATGTACATGCCtccgcttttgttttttgtatcagtGCTGTACAAGTTTGGTcctattgtttcttttttttgtcttccttgtttgttctttctttctttctttctttctttctttctataaatgttcaaaaaatctaataaacataatataaaacaaatctatataaaaagaaattaatcaTAAAATGGtaatcttaaaatgtttaaagtgaagTTATCActaatatataaattaaaaatgtaaatcaaaacaacaaaaaggctgTAATTAATAAGCTAAAGAATAaagcatgtttctgttttttctggtTCTGTAAAGgcctttggggggggggggggggggggggagtcctCCAGGACGCTGCTGCTCACCTCCTGGACCTTTCTTCTTGCCTTTCTTGGCCTTCTTCCTCTTGGAGAGCTCGCTGAAGGCCTCGGCCGCCTTCTGCAGCTTGGTGACGAAGAACTCGATGTCGTCCAGGATGTGGTTCAGGATTTGCTGCAGAGAGAACAACAGTTGGTTCAGTTTAATCATTAATGCTTCAGCAAACCGGCTCATAACAACAGAGCAgagtccaccccccccccttaaaCTGTAAGCTGATTTTCCTTCAAACTCTGATTGTGCTCCAGTCAATCAGCTTAAGTCTCCTCCACGGCCTGCAGCTGCTCTCTCAGCACACACATGTTGAGCCTCACCACGTCTCGGTCCACTAGCAGCGCCGTCACGTCCGCGGCGCCGCCGTCCTgcggcagctgctgctgctcgtcTGCAACACAACGGCACATCACATGTGAAACATCTGGGACTGGACCGATTCCCTGGGAAAACATCTGGATTCACACAGGAATCCGGCAGGAAGAGGAGCGCAGACCAGAACCCACACAGAATattaccaataataataataacaataataataacaataataataataatattaataatactcCATTCCCATCCAGACCCTTTAATATTAATTCTTACCAAGTCAACTAGACTAAATAACTTCAGTATTAGAAATGAAACTAGATTTAATTATacgatttagtctcattttaagTCAAATTAAGGTCAGTTTAGGCACATTGTGTTTTCTAGAGGTTTTACTTTATTACGATTTGCTGATGAAATCTCAATGATGGTTATTAGTACCTTCATTAGATGTTATTGCAGATTAAAATTAGTTAAACCTGAGTTTACACTCAGCTTTAAGCAGCATTTGTTCTCTATTTGCCCCTCCCTCACAGTACGCCAGATGTTCCGCGGTTCTACGGGGAACCGAAGCGTGTTCTGCATCTATTCTTAATCTGTGTCCACCAGATTCAACATCATTAATAATGAACATGTGACTCCGCCCACTCCCTCCGTGACATCACTCACAGTGTTGCTGCTCATTGGCCCAAGCCGACCACGCGGCTACGCGGCCCCTAGGCTCCACCTGATTGGACGCTGCAGGCGCCTCGGGGGCGGGGTTTGGTGGGGGAGGCGGGATCATGCCGTCGCTCTTCAGGATCATCCTGCAGACAGAGGGATCGGCCAATCAGCTGCCAGCATTGAAGCCTGAATAAGGAAGTGTCTGAGGGTTCTCACTTCAGAGCCTCCGGTCGTTTCTTCACTTTGCCGCCTTTGGCATCGATCATGGCACTTTCTATATCTAAGTGGATCAGATTCGCCTGTTGGAACAAAACATGCTTAAtgtaatgttacatttttaatgatAAAACCCATTAAAATAACTGTGGAATATTTCCAGATGTTGTCCTGAAAGAAGCCTTCAGTCAGCTTTGGAGCGCCACAGGGTCGTATCCTCGGCTCTTCTTTATTCCCTTCAGATTTACCTGCCTGGCTCTTAATTTCAGTTAGCTTTTATGATAAATTCTGATTAATCATCTtctgattaataataataataaaagataaaagctCCAGATATAAACAGGAAATAGTTGGTGCAGCTGTCTAGTATTTTGAATAAATTACGTATTAaagctgaactgaactgaaatgtTTGCACCGTAGGTTATGAGGAGCATTTAGAGGTCATCACACTcagtttttttactttctatGCTACCTTGATGTCGTCACACTGGAACAGGTGCAGGTCTGCTTTGCTCTGACCGGAGTCTTTGCACACCAGAGCCAGGATGGAGTCGTAGCTGCAGGAGTTCATCACTGCCTGGCAGTGCTGCACTGACAGGATGGAGAAGTTCTCCAACTCGTTCTGAGAAAAAGTCCAGGTCAGCATGTTCTCCCAAGAACCCAAACTCCTGAAGATCTGAGAGGAGCACAGATGTGACCTAAAGTCCCACCTGAGAATCCGGGTCGATGAGGCTCACCGCCTTGTCCTCCACCTGCAGCAGCATCTCCTGAGTCCACACCTTGCCTTTGGCGTCCAGCAGGCGCAGACGTCGGACGCCGTCGTCCACGGTGATCATCCCATCCTTCCGGTCCAACACGAAGGTGGTCAGGTGCTGAGAGAGATGAAGGAGCTGAAGCTTCAGCAACAGTCAGGCATCTAACTGTGGATCAGCAGGTTTCTGAGAAGACACGTCTCCATCCAGACCTCCAGACCTAGAACTCACCTCCACGTGGTACTGGGACGTGTCCGTCAGGCTGTTGATGCTGGTTCTGGTGTAGTTCTTCCTTTGTTCTAAACCAAGACCAGAACAAAAGCTTTGTTATTGTCTATCAGGTCAGCTGGTGACGATAAGTTCTTCAGCAGAAGGTCAAACGGTCCAGGCAGGAGAGGAGCTTTGTTCCTCGGTGATGAGATGATGTGGACACGGTTCCAGGTCCACTTTTTAGTGCTCTGGGTCACTGAGGCCCACAGAAGATGACATCGTTCCCAGTGTTGATCTTCTGAGATGCTGGCTTCTGTTTCTCCATCTGAACACAGGAACGTGAGGAGACCCATGGTGTCTCCAGAACCTGAAGGATCCATCAGACCCATCACGTTTGTGGTCTTCTGATGTCCACCTGCGTCCCTCAGCCTCTCCTGGTCTTCTCGTCTCGGTCTTTGCACATGACGGGCGACCTCTGCACCGGACCTGGATCTTGCTGGACCCTCTCGGTCCTGAAGGTTCTGCTCCCCTCAGCTTGAAGCCGCTGATGATCCAGACGGATCGGTGAAGCTGCATCCGTCACCTGACGGTTGCAAAGCAAAGATGGCTGCAGCGTTTCTTCAGAGGCCGTCATGGTCGCCGTTCTCCTCGACGACTGGAGGTCACATCAGTTCATCGGACATTTTGTTTAGCAGTTTTAACTTTTCCCAGCAATGAGTCACATGAGCCGCGTGGAGGAGATAAGAAACAAAGGTCCAGAGCTCCTGATCCATAAATCAGTGGCGGTTCTGCTCTGTCCGGGTTTATCTGAGCGCTCACAGCTGCTGAGGCGGCACATAAACGCCTCGGCTCCTCCGCTGCATTCAGGGACGCTCTGTAAAGCTCAGTTATTGTCTGCCCTTATCTCCTGGCTCCAGTGCAGAGCTCCTCCACCTGACTGCAGGTAGATGGACCGCAGGACCCGGACCTGCAGAGGCTGCAGCAACCAATCACAGCAACCCACTCAGAGCCCATCAGAACCTGAAGTCCAGAAGGTTCCTGAGAAGCTTTGGAGCAGAAAGTTCCTCAGGAACCGGACAGAATAAAAGCACACCGCTTCCTCCTGGGCTGCAGTGACGGCACGCTGCCACCTGATTGGTCCCTGCTGCTGCCGCCACCTGATTggtccctgctgctgctgccacctGATTggtccctgctgctgctgccacctGATTGGTCCCTGCTGCTGCCGCCACCTGATTGGTCCCTGCTGCTGCCGCCACCTGATTGGTCCCTGCTGCTGCCGCCACCTGATTggtccctgctgctgctgccacctGATTggtccctgctgctgctgccacctGATTGGACCTTCTGAGGTGAAACCGATTTGTGCCGGTTTCATCCGGTACCGAGCATGAAGGTACCGCCTGGTACCAGAAGAGCAACACCGGTCCGGTCCAGATGGGAGGGCACTCAGAATTATTGGCTGGGTTCTGGGAAGTACAGAGGCAACTGGACCGAGCCTGCACGGGTCCAATCGCCTTCGTCAGCATCCCGTTTCTGGGTCTATGCAACTCTACAAGCAGAATTTGGGGTACCAGAAGGTTCTGAGCAGCTAGACCGTCACCGCAGCACAATGAACAAACTTCACCAGGGTTCTGGTCCAACAGTTTAAAGACAAAaacttcagaatcagaaccacacacactgGGTCACACGGCTCACTCTGGTTCTTCTTGTTCTGTTTGGAAGACGAACGAAGGAAATAGGATTCCTCTGAGCCTGTTcaggaggagagaagagagcaggtCCGGTTTATTCAgtcacagaaccagaaccaggaccagaaccagactcaCCGTACAGAACTTTGGCACCACTCTTGGCTTTGTTTCTGGGAGGATCCGGAGACGCAGATCTGTGTCCGCTGGAACAAAGAGAACAGAGActggtcagaggtcagaggtcagaggagagactgagctgcagtcagagtCACACTTTAGGCACCAACcctaaatccatccatcattcatccatccatcatccctccatttttaattaattatccTCATTTTCAGCATTTCACAGTCAGAACCCTCCCTCCAGTCTAAACGGATCAGAACCACTGATGATGGATCATCAGTGGTTCTGATCCGTTTCAGTGGTTCTGATCCGTTTCAGTGGTTCTGATCCGTTTCCTCAGGCAGCAGCGGGCGTTCTGTGCTGAACCTGCAGATTTTCACACGTTATTCTGAGCGTGTTTGAGATGAATGACGGCTCGGCGCCGATGACAGATGGCGTCTGCACACACAGGCGTGGATCATGTGACCTGATCATGTGATCAGCAGCTTTACTCGTGTAAATCTCTGAGCTCAGCCTCTCTGGCTGCGTCTGCAATAAAGACCTTTTCTTTAATTAGCAGCAGCTCCACGCTGCTTTATAATAACTCTGCTATATCAATAACAGGAGCGCTTCACACAACTCCGTTAGTTTAAAGTTTCCCAAACAGGATGAAACATTTCTACATTTCAGACTCGTCTCCTGCAGGTTCTGTTGGACCCGGCGCCTCCGTCCTGCTGCTGGGAA
Protein-coding regions in this window:
- the eps8a gene encoding epidermal growth factor receptor kinase substrate 8a isoform X2 translates to MNGSDPPVLNVFNSHINGHRSASPDPPRNKAKSGAKVLYEQRKNYTRTSINSLTDTSQYHVEHLTTFVLDRKDGMITVDDGVRRLRLLDAKGKVWTQEMLLQVEDKAVSLIDPDSQNELENFSILSVQHCQAVMNSCSYDSILALVCKDSGQSKADLHLFQCDDIKANLIHLDIESAMIDAKGGKVKKRPEALKMILKSDGMIPPPPPNPAPEAPAASNQVEPRGRVAAWSAWANEQQHYEQQQLPQDGGAADVTALLVDRDVQILNHILDDIEFFVTKLQKAAEAFSELSKRKKAKKGKKKGPGEGVLSLRSKPPSEEEFVDCLQKFKHAFNQLAKLKDQIQNPSSVDLVHFLFTPLRMVVQASGGTDLARSVVVPLLTRDAIDFLHASGTAEERHLWVTLGDGWTKCRLEWPKDHYFPSCALRFRDGWEPPAVPAVTPAREQELQRLAENLVNADVHRSADLRPSQEQGALQRFPPADGYALSSSSHKRCQVLDQDAAVAAFKHVVSRRVDRSLDPENRFEPKVFAKSKYDFVGRNNTELSVLKDELVEVLDDRKQWWKVQNGCGASGYVPNNILELTRAVDVSGRGDPVYSHTIQLMMPKKEFELFKQLLGELNEKQTTKSDPPPGKPSASRMSEVPSPPPPAPHRLPTPPLPPPAAEPSSATVSRHNSSTSSEAGAVKEAGGQRAAAAAGRRKSNMEEVQDELVHRLTLGRSTQKKFQVPSRSDSGSLPAPSITYDSSPDEVKAWLEAKGFSPVTISSLGVLTGAQLFSLNKEELKTVCPDDGARVFSQVTVQKAALEKSSGSELQEIMRRRQEKLAASTVDSGVESFDEGSTH
- the eps8a gene encoding epidermal growth factor receptor kinase substrate 8a isoform X3 → MNGSDPPVLNVFNSHINGHRSASPDPPRNKAKSGAKVLYEQRKNYTRTSINSLTDTSQYHVEHLTTFVLDRKDGMITVDDGVRRLRLLDAKGKVWTQEMLLQVEDKAVSLIDPDSQNELENFSILSVQHCQAVMNSCSYDSILALVCKDSGQSKADLHLFQCDDIKANLIHLDIESAMIDAKGGKVKKRPEALKMILKSDGMIPPPPPNPAPEAPAASNQVEPRGRVAAWSAWANEQQHYEQQQLPQDGGAADVTALLVDRDVQILNHILDDIEFFVTKLQKAAEAFSELSKRKKAKKGKKKGPGEGVLSLRSKPPSEEEFVDCLQKFKHAFNQLAKLKDQIQNPSSVDLVHFLFTPLRMVVQASGGTDLARSVVVPLLTRDAIDFLHASGTAEERHLWVTLGDGWTKCRLEWPKDHYFPSCALRFRDGWEPPAVPAVTPAREQELQRLAENLVNADVHRSADLRPSQEQGALQRFPPADGYALSSSSHKRCQVLDQDAAVAAFKHVVSRRVDRSLDPENRFEPKVFAKSKYDFVGRNNTELSVLKDELVEVLDDRKQWWKVQNGCGASGYVPNNILELTRAVDVSGRGDPVYSHTIQLMMPKKEFELFKQQLLGELNEQTTKSDPPPGKPSASRMSEVPSPPPPAPHRLPTPPLPPPAAEPSSATVSRHNSSTSSEAGAVKEAGGQRAAAAAGRRKSNMEEVQDELVHRLTLGRSTQKKFQVPSRSDSGSLPAPSITYDSSPDEVKAWLEAKGFSPVTISSLGVLTGAQLFSLNKEELKTVCPDDGARVFSQVTVQKAALEKSSGSELQEIMRRRQEKLAASTVDSGVESFDEGSTH
- the eps8a gene encoding epidermal growth factor receptor kinase substrate 8a isoform X7, yielding MNGSDPPVLNVFNSHINGHRSASPDPPRNKAKSGAKVLYEQRKNYTRTSINSLTDTSQYHVEHLTTFVLDRKDGMITVDDGVRRLRLLDAKGKVWTQEMLLQVEDKAVSLIDPDSQNELENFSILSVQHCQAVMNSCSYDSILALVCKDSGQSKADLHLFQCDDIKANLIHLDIESAMIDAKGGKVKKRPEALKMILKSDGMIPPPPPNPAPEAPAASNQVEPRGRVAAWSAWANEQQHYEQQQLPQDGGAADVTALLVDRDVQILNHILDDIEFFVTKLQKAAEAFSELSKRKKAKKGKKKGPGEGVLSLRSKPPSEEEFVDCLQKFKHAFNQLAKLKDQIQNPSSVDLVHFLFTPLRMVVQASGGTDLARSVVVPLLTRDAIDFLHASGTAEERHLWVTLGDGWTKCRLEWPKDHYFPSCALRFRDGWEPPAVPAVTPAREQELQRLAENLVNADVHRSADLRPSQEQGALQRFPPADGYALSSSSHKRCQVLDQDAAVAAFKHVVSRRVDRSLDPENRFEPKVFAKSKYDFVGRNNTELSVLKDELVEVLDDRKQWWKVQNGCGASGYVPNNILELTRAVDVSGRGDPVYSHTIQQTTKSDPPPGKPSASRMSEVPSPPPPAPHRLPTPPLPPPAAEPSSATVSRHNSSTSSEAGAVKEAGGQRAAAAAGRRKSNMEEVQDELVHRLTLGRSTQKKFQVPSRSDSGSLPAPSITYDSSPDEVKAWLEAKGFSPVTISSLGVLTGAQLFSLNKEELKTVCPDDGARVFSQVTVQKAALEKSSGSELQEIMRRRQEKLAASTVDSGVESFDEGSTH
- the eps8a gene encoding epidermal growth factor receptor kinase substrate 8a isoform X6, with the protein product MNGSDPPVLNVFNSHINGHRSASPDPPRNKAKSGAKVLYEQRKNYTRTSINSLTDTSQYHVEHLTTFVLDRKDGMITVDDGVRRLRLLDAKGKVWTQEMLLQVEDKAVSLIDPDSQNELENFSILSVQHCQAVMNSCSYDSILALVCKDSGQSKADLHLFQCDDIKANLIHLDIESAMIDAKGGKVKKRPEALKMILKSDGMIPPPPPNPAPEAPAASNQVEPRGRVAAWSAWANEQQHYEQQQLPQDGGAADVTALLVDRDVQILNHILDDIEFFVTKLQKAAEAFSELSKRKKAKKGKKKGPGEGVLSLRSKPPSEEEFVDCLQKFKHAFNQLAKLKDQIQNPSSVDLVHFLFTPLRMVVQASGGTDLARSVVVPLLTRDAIDFLHASGTAEERHLWVTLGDGWTKCRLEWPKDHYFPSCALRFRDGWEPPAVPAVTPAREQELQRLAENLVNADVHRSADLRPSQEQGALQRFPPADGYALSSSSHKRCQVLDQDAAVAAFKHVVSRRVDRSLDPENRFEPKVFAKSKYDFVGRNNTELSVLKDELVEVLDDRKQWWKVQNGCGASGYVPNNILELTRAVDVSGRGDPVYSHTIQKQTTKSDPPPGKPSASRMSEVPSPPPPAPHRLPTPPLPPPAAEPSSATVSRHNSSTSSEAGAVKEAGGQRAAAAAGRRKSNMEEVQDELVHRLTLGRSTQKKFQVPSRSDSGSLPAPSITYDSSPDEVKAWLEAKGFSPVTISSLGVLTGAQLFSLNKEELKTVCPDDGARVFSQVTVQKAALEKSSGSELQEIMRRRQEKLAASTVDSGVESFDEGSTH